Within the Gossypium raimondii isolate GPD5lz chromosome 12, ASM2569854v1, whole genome shotgun sequence genome, the region TGAAACATACTTAGTACAACTAAAATAGGAAAGGGGGGACTCTCAGTAATGTCCCTCTCTTGACAATATATTTAGTTTGTCTCAAAAACAAACcagataatacaatcataatcAACTGCAAGTGGTAGTTTCTGGCCAAGTTTTATGCTGACCCCTCATCTTGCTTTGCTTCATCCGACTTTTGCTTCGATGGGTCTAACGGAGATGAAGTGCCCTCCACTCCCATCTCTGCTTTTAGGTCATTGATGCTTTGCTCCAATTCGTTTATACGGTTTCCCATGTCGTCGAGTGCTTAGGAGTTAAGTAAACAATAGTTGTCCCACGCTAAATGGTAATACTATTTTCATTTAAAGAAATGCTAATAATAGTGTGAAACATGACCAAGTTTTGAACTTCTTCAAATCTGGCCAACATAACAATTATTAGATAGAGGTTCACATCATTGTCTCAAAAAGCATCTTAGTCTTATAATCTAAGATTTCCCCATAAGTTGGCAAATGTACataactaatatttagacaATCCAACCTATTTatgtaacaataaaattaaaagctcaaCAAGAAAACTAGACAAATTTTTCATTACCAAATACGACAAACCATTTACTAGTgacatttgatatatttgacGAAGTTGTTATCTTATGAAAGAACATGTGAAAGGATATTCTTGGTGATAATGGAATCAGACATTGTTTGAAACCTAGATTGCTGCAAATAAAATCTTTGTCAATACAGACATAAAATCCAGCAAGAGAGGGTCCAACTATAACTCACTCACCATTTGTTGAAGAAGATTTTGCACCTACAAAATTCCAAGAAATCATTATCAAAGACTTATATAAgtaagggaaaataaaaaacctaagcAAATCACTGCTGATTTACATCCATTAGAGACTATTATCCGACTAGGCAATCTAAAATGTTCCTAATTAATCAAAACTGGCAATGGTTATGCCCTCCTGGTGCTAGCAagaaaaaatacattaaaagcaGTTCTTGttcatgttataattatatatatatatatatatagagagagagagagagagagattagGAACTCACAAAAACAGTCATATCAGCAGTGCTTTGCTTTGAGTCATCCGAATTTTGCCCATCCTACAAAGAGTATAACAGTCAGCGGCCATACCACACATCATTAGCATATGACcttacaacaaaattaaatcctTAACTA harbors:
- the LOC105762677 gene encoding heat shock factor-binding protein isoform X2, with protein sequence MDGQNSDDSKQSTADMTVFVQNLLQQMQSRFQTMSDSIITKIDDMGNRINELEQSINDLKAEMGVEGTSSPLDPSKQKSDEAKQDEGSA
- the LOC105762677 gene encoding heat shock factor-binding protein isoform X1, whose amino-acid sequence is MVNDGQNSDDSKQSTADMTVFVQNLLQQMQSRFQTMSDSIITKIDDMGNRINELEQSINDLKAEMGVEGTSSPLDPSKQKSDEAKQDEGSA